From Candidatus Desulfatibia profunda, the proteins below share one genomic window:
- a CDS encoding rRNA pseudouridine synthase, whose product MSLMRLQKFLSNAGFCSRRQGEEYIKKGLVKVNGAVITELGAKVDPQTDHVEVDGKAVENKQDLVYLALNKPPGFVVSCRQADEKIVLDLIDIPERVYPVGRLDKDSTGLLILTNDGRLHHRLSHPSFDHEKEYDVTVARPIPDGALAALAKGLPMMGTKTRPAEVNRISARRFRIVLKEGKNRQIRRMVRKVGHQVIRLKRIRVSNIKLGRLTQGAWRYLTDREKKHLLKNL is encoded by the coding sequence ATGAGCTTGATGCGATTGCAGAAATTTCTTTCAAACGCCGGATTCTGTTCCAGGCGACAGGGGGAAGAATACATCAAAAAGGGGCTTGTCAAGGTTAACGGCGCGGTTATTACTGAACTCGGCGCCAAGGTTGACCCTCAAACCGATCATGTGGAAGTTGATGGTAAAGCCGTTGAAAACAAACAGGATCTGGTTTATCTGGCTCTGAACAAACCGCCGGGATTTGTCGTCAGCTGCCGGCAGGCTGATGAAAAGATTGTTCTCGATCTTATTGATATTCCCGAGCGGGTCTATCCGGTCGGAAGGCTTGACAAAGACTCAACCGGACTTTTGATTCTAACCAACGACGGACGGCTCCATCACAGACTTTCACATCCTTCCTTTGATCATGAAAAGGAATATGATGTCACGGTGGCCAGGCCGATTCCAGACGGCGCCCTGGCCGCTTTGGCAAAAGGTCTTCCGATGATGGGCACCAAGACAAGACCTGCGGAGGTCAACAGGATTTCCGCCAGACGGTTTCGCATTGTATTGAAAGAAGGCAAAAACCGGCAAATTCGACGCATGGTCAGAAAAGTGGGACATCAGGTTATAAGACTTAAACGTATAAGGGTCTCAAATATCAAGCTGGGAAGGCTGACCCAGGGTGCCTGGCGTTATCTCACGGATAGGGAAAAAAAGCATCTTTTGAAAAATCTCTGA